In Drosophila santomea strain STO CAGO 1482 chromosome 2L, Prin_Dsan_1.1, whole genome shotgun sequence, a single window of DNA contains:
- the LOC120458678 gene encoding tektin-4 → MNCLEKKSPEANPECKGRTIELNPGSACPAPLICPLPMEPPSHRLKKPPQPALIALTPHPDEAAQQHLVQNIMGSAQEHQKLQADLQAGVDQQQMQLADMRAEQYMQSHKPLKMEEVQFARSMNPEADDLQNPPCYLPQQGDELPHKDQLMPMGPIGPWASGKVDWSPMAGITGTRPVVDRYSITRYSPNEWRTRNHETVQVVNGSLGRADKNRFSSTTEFLRLSALVAKSQKETTDKLRIRSQLIGKWKNTLENAIKAMADEISTMEVERIKLRKSMVVLGVPESIAKECIEKRATRPDTELVRDQVEEELVNELALIAEIRRLLMKTLDDFNTQQVENRTARQRLEYDWSDKKEAYEIDTVNTGLNNCSRTIMFRPGAVRQPPEQASEKYWEHFSMETLDECEKCRLKSVTLRNTLNSTLMNAARDIRTQADVVEKALTSRINCTQEAVQRFENDLKNILQGLADVENRIEQMKRRISSFDASMKVAQTRMDNRSYRPNVENCRDLAQQELIDGVHTIQSSVSALLHELEEAELVKTDLVNSRARLEREIMLKRRSLFIDRERCMLMRSYYPSANTLSGAATS, encoded by the exons ATGAATTGCTTGGAAAAGAAATCGCCGGAGGCGAATCCCGAGTGTAAGGGCAGGACCATTGAATTAAATCCGGGGTCCGCTTGCCCGGCTCCGCTAATCTGTCCCCTGCCGATGGAACCACCCTCGCACCGACTGAAAAAGCCACCGCAGCCCGCCCTAATAGCCTTGACGCCCCACCCCGATGAGGCTGCTCAACAGCATCTGGTCCAAAATATCATGGGTTCCGCCCAGGAGCATCAGAAGCTACAGGCAGATCTCCAAGCAGGAGTTGACCAACAACAGATGCAGTTGGCCGACATGCGAGCCGAACAATATATGCAATCGCACAAACCACTCAAAATGGAGGAAGTGCAGTTTGCG CGTTCCATGAACCCCGAAGCGGATGATTTGCAAAATCCACCGTGCTACTTGCCCCAGCAGGGTGATGAGTTGCCTCACAAGGACCAGCTGATGCCCATGGGTCCTATTGGTCCTTGGGCGTCCGGCAAGGTGGATTGGAGCCCCATGGCCGGGATAACGGGGACGAGACCCGTTGTGGACCGCTACTCGATCACCCGATACAGTCCCAATGAATGGCGGACCAGAAACCACGAGACTGTGCAGGTCGTCAACGGAAGCTTGGGCAGGGCGGATAA AAACCGGTTTAGTTCGACTACCGAGTTCCTAAGGCTCTCTGCCCTGGTGGCCAAGTCGCAAAAGGAAACCACCGACAAGCTTAGGATCCGGTCGCAGTTGATTGGTAAATGGAAGAATACATTGGAGAACGCCATCAAGGCGATGGCCGATGAGATATCCACAATGGAAGTGGAGCGGATAAAGCTGCGGAAGTCCATGGTGGTTTTGGGCGTACCGGAATCCATAGCTAAGGAGTGCATTGAGAAGAGGGCCACACGACCAGATACCGAGTTGGTTCGCGACCAGGTGGAAGAGGAGCTGGTCAACGAGCTGGCCCTTATCGCTGAAATCCGAAGGTTATTGATGAAAACACTGGACGACTTCAATACGCAGCAGGTTGAGAATCGCACGGCTAGGCAGCGCCTGGAATACGACTGGAGTGACAAGAAGGAGGCCTACGAGATTGATACCGTAAATACCGGGTTGAATAACTGCTCCAGGACGATCATGTTCCGACCGGGAGCCGTGCGTCAGCCACCGGAACAAGCATCAGAAAAGTACTGGGAACATTTTAGCATGGAGACCCTGGACGAATGCGAAAAGTGTCGCCTTAAGTCGGTGACTCTGCGGAACACTTTGAACTCGACACTAATGAACGCGGCCAGAGATATTCGCACACAGGCCGATGTCGTTGAAAAGGCCCTCACCTCGAGGATCAACTGCACCCAAGAGGCGGTGCAACGGTTCGAGAATGATCTCAAGAATATACTGCAGGGCCTAGCCGATGTGGAGAACCGCATTGAGCAGATGAAGCGACGCATTAGCTCCTTTGATGCCTCCATGAAGGTGGCCCAAACCCGCATGGACAACCGCAGCTATCGGCCAAATGTGGAGAACTGCCGGGACTTGGCCCAGCAGGAGCTCATAGATGGGGTGCACACCATCCAAAGCAGCGTTTCAGCCCTTCTTCATGAACTAGAGGAAGCGGAGCTGGTCAAGACGGACCTTGTAAATTCCCGTGCCCGACTCGAACGAGAGATTATGTTAAAGAGGCGTAGCCTTTTCATCGATCGGGAGCGTTGTATGCTTATGCGATCCTATTATCCTTCGGCTAATACATTGAGTGGTGCTGCCACATCTTAG
- the LOC120458898 gene encoding uncharacterized protein LOC120458898 has protein sequence MDAQGQQDMRLDPPLFVTCDMEQFRDPNKKRAANDACEELDKLDAQDEISVSSIISALLRPIERSDDQFKVCDWGINPKQFMPTKQAIIFKEQLFISKLRNTNCKLNENLKIFFERELEQIGRFCLNVEESYDGYVIFSSSKMKKGKGLTECGHQLKGKYDDKFLLICEKRSEFDRIDNTRVEKTLELRNHADLMLTAIRETKINEEVQRFKARIDIKDRDHVFVLDGGIMLLMRHLVCNNFVGDFEYYTMNLYGRVLRCNLVVSKERKEVRIFYRTYKNVVHIFTQQCFNDELQDVAETFMTPEGRIVLHYWPGYNYLLHAACMPPKRKEPVLPKLELMWRQNAQLARKFQELKALNYENATSYLSSNSQLADFMQDYVLNLLRYKPSNVLEFSIMFFQNMAKG, from the exons ATGG ATGCCCAAGGACAACAGGATATGCGGCTGGATCCGCCGCTCTTCGTGACCTGTGACATGGAACAGTTTCGAGATCCAAACAAGAAGCGTGCCGCCAACGATGCCTGCGAGGAACTGGACAAGCTGGATGCCCAGGATGAGATCAGTGTGTCAAGTATCATCTCGGCCCTTTTGCGACCGATTGAGCGGTCGGATGATCAGTTTAAGGTGTGTGACTGGGGCATCAATCCCAAGCAGTTTATGCCCACCAAACAGGCGATAATTTTTAAGGAACAGTTGTTCATCTCGAAGCTGCGGAATACAAACTGCAAGTTGAATGAAAACCTAAAAATTTTCTTTGAGCGGGAACTTGAGCAAATTGGACGGTTCTGTTTAAATGTGGAGGAATCCTACGATGGCTATGTGATCTTCAGCAGCAGTAAGATGAAGAAGGGCAAGGGTCTGACGGAGTGTGGCCACCAGTTGAAGGGGAAGTACGATGATAAGTTCCTCCTTATCTGCGAGAAGAGATCGGAGTTCGATCGAATCGATAATACTCGGGTGGAGAAGACGCTGGAGCTGCGAAACCATGCCGACTTGATGCTAACCGCTATTCGCGAAACGAAAATCAACGAGGAAGTGCAGCGCTTTAAGGCCCGCATCGATATCAAGGATCGCGATCACGTGTTCGTCCTGGATGGCGGGATCATGCTGCTGATGCGACACCTGGTGTGCAACAACTTTGTGGGCGACTTCGAGTATTACACAATGAATTTGTATGGCCGGGTCCTTCGCTGCAATCTGGTGGTTTCCAAGGAGCGCAAGGAGGTGCGCATTTTCTATCGCACATACAAGAACGTCGTGCACATCTTCACCCAGCAGTGCTTCAACGACGAACTGCAGGATGTGGCCGAGACCTTCATGACTCCTGAGGGACGGATTGTTCTGCACTATTGGCCCGGCTATAACTACCTTTTGCATGCGGCCTGCATGCCACCGAAGAGAAAGGAACCCGTCCTGCCCAAATTGGAACTGATGTGGCGCCAGAACGCACAGCTGGCTCGCAAGTTCCAGGAACTTAAAGCCCTCAATTACGAGAATGCCACCAGCTATCTAAGCAGCAATTCACAGCTTGCCGATTTTATGCAGGATTATGTGCTCAATCTGCTGCGGTACAAGCCCAGCAATGTCCTCGAGTTCTCCATCATGTTTTTCCAGAATATGGCGAAGGGATAG